The proteins below are encoded in one region of Phaseolus vulgaris cultivar G19833 chromosome 1, P. vulgaris v2.0, whole genome shotgun sequence:
- the LOC137816398 gene encoding auxilin-like protein 1, producing MEFGTAAATLTKKLSNGYGVSGRSAYDGVFAAPVKLRAPTFSSQFDDYREIFGAAGASLGSSIPILELPELSERKKKIDDVGRSRVDYSMVFGGFGSLDAAVPFEELVTEPVEKDSFTIRSKIKGENQSFQPELTTCSKEIPVKSWSSHDAKRVNMSYHKVNQGSENGTSGTTHIAQLHAIPAYTRLIEEVKPMKINGANKSIPVAQDTYSGSHVDEGIKEAAHSTKSYTSASADNSKKQSSNNGVKVKNRSDSTDLFFDACEISNGTHHVKVPRSETTESNMNKQKGDALKSTAMKFQASKSSSSEGVAGADSPPYSDDMVDCNSEVAACVAALRKAMEEAQARMNVAKELMRRKKEGFPDRVKRKSNIELKAEGKREAKVTHRTMKLDRKLTLREKDSSLNASSEVGKSTMRMEKVRPDLGAEETCGAKEVVGETQKKMKSDQAKHEKEVEQKESNHKGKTLELKEANKSEQYFDTTDRNTPEKPEECDETIEMVREYWGMENNEEKLHADNEASAYEELVQETKHRCQDVVDETNMIQEVFENVEVENRVKSFNEPEVYESNLGGQGLITGNGKKIACEPEDGNKFEGSFELEECKINLRAIQEPRQAEKNITEELNGSENKVDVFSELEECESAEVLEPLDNESVCSLHAINLTNMEEATENFGCLEDRNKINDSGFLDFSQETEHSCQREAREGTDNSFSNICMQEILEDTLDHIHAKEEIFERTTKKSELYGSDMVLDAQASETGFEGATQLVDGNTRERIDNKEPVRVTLSDPCCEEVKAEKTGKTTETSSSYEPDESEKLNKTQAADIITENEETLEVNLEVHSSDVLDGISGASSDSFQQERYEETDPVHETNDFLDKHADETSSFIQVALELNEADSQIQNIFETETSEGAATNTGDTDIKARQNLDQCWEKSENYCNLEMPVEDTTPESVEICKDAKDTRDALDEDVDENRSNSSNGEILFDKEDILDESQIPSTSDWKSSPSKEEEKVESSHSNTRDSNQASAMEEKGANDNLHKEEQAREHLKKLDAAKEREKEKEKLAVERAIREARERAFADARERAAQERAAAEARQKNISDGRERLGKTTSQANEKTPAEKAAMEAKLKAERAAVERATSEARARALERALSERAASDARNKSDKPVAGFAASRDNAMKQNFHSKSFSYGVRDSTDAFDGANGDSAQRCKARFERHQRIGERVAHALAEKNTRDRLVQKEKEERNRVAEVLDADVKRWSSGKTGNLRALLSTLQYILGPDGGWQPIPLTDVVTTPQVKKAYRKATLFVHPDKLQQRGASIQQKYICEKVFDLLKDAWNRFNMEER from the exons ATGGAGTTCGGAACTGCCGCCGCGACTCTCACGAAGAAGCTCTCCAACGGCTACGGCGTCTCCGGAAGATCCGCGTACGACGGCGTTTTCGCCGCTCCAGTCAAGCTTCGCGCTCCGACTTTCTCCTCTCAATTCGACGATTACCGCGAGATTTTCGGCGCCGCCGGAGCTTCGCTCGGCTCCTCTATTCCTATTCTGGAACTTCCGGAGCTCAgcgagaggaagaagaagatcgACGACGTTGGGCGGTCGAGGGTCGATTACTCAATGGTCTTCGGCGGGTTTGGGAGCCTTGACGCTGCCGTGCCCTTCGAGGAGTTAGTGACTGAGCCTGTGGAGAAAGATAGCTTCACTATACG GAGTAAGATCAAAGGAGAAAACCAATCTTTCCAGCCAGAGCTTACTACTTGTTCGAAGGAAATTCCAGTGAAATCATGGTCATCCCATGATGCCAAAAGGGTCAATATGTCATATCATAAAGTTAACCAAGGAAGTGAAAATGGAACAAGTGGGACAACACATATAGCTCAACTCCATGCAATCCCTGCTTACACTCGATTAATCGAAGAAGTCAAGCCAATGAAGATAAACGGAGCTAATAAGTCTATACCAGTAGCACAAGATACTTATTCTGGTAGTCACGTTGATGAGGGGATAAAAGAAGCTGCACATTCTACTAAGTCATATACTAGTGCTTCAGCTGATAATTCTAAGAAACAGTCTTCCAACAATGGagtaaaagttaaaaatagatCTGATTCCACTGATCTGTTTTTTGATGCATGTGAGATCAGTAATGGAACACATCATGTTAAAGTTCCTCGATCAGAGACTACAGAATCTAACATGAATAAACAAAAAGGAGATGCTCTGAAATCAACGGCAATGAAATTCCAGGCATCTAAAAGTAGCTCATCCGAAGGTGTTGCTGGTGCAGATTCGCCACCATATTCAGATGACATGGTAGACTGTAATTCAGAGGTAGCTGCTTGTGTAGCTGCTTTAAGAAAGGCAATGGAAGAGGCTCAAGCAAGAATGAATGTTGCAAAAGAATTGatgagaagaaagaaagaaggttTTCCTGATCGTGTCAAACGTAAGTCTAATATTGAATTGAAAGCTGAGGGGAAAAGAGAGGCTAAAGTCACTCATAGAACAATGAAACTTGATAGAAAGCTAACATTAAGAGAAAAGGATTCTTCTCTAAATGCTTCTTCTGAGGTAGGGAAGTCAACGATGAGAATGGAGAAAGTGAGGCCAGATCTGGGGGCAGAAGAAACCTGTGGTGCTAAAGAAGTTGTAGGCGAAACACAGAAGAAGATGAAATCAGATCAAGCAAAACATGAGAAAGAGGTTGAACAAAAAGAATCAAATCATAAGGGAAAAACACTTGAGCTGAAAGAGGCAAACAAGAGCGAGCAGTACTTTGATACAACAGATAGGAATACACCTGAAAAACCTGAAGAATGTGATGAAACGATAGAAATGGTTAGGGAGTATTGGGGGATGGAGAATAATGAAGAGAAGCTCCATGCAGACAATGAAGCAAGTGCATATGAAGAACTTGTCCAAGAAACTAAACATAGGTGTCAAGATGTAGTAGATGAGACAAATATGATTCAGGAGGTATTTGAAAATGTGGAAGTTGAGAATAGGGTTAAATCTTTTAATGAACCGGAAGTCTATGAAAGCAATCTTGGTGGGCAAGGGTTAATAACAGGTAATGGGAAAAAAATTGCTTGTGAACCAGAAGATGGCAACAAATTTGAAGGGTCCTTTGAGCTAGAAGAATGCAAAATAAATTTGAGAGCTATTCAGGAACCACGACAGGCTGAGAAGAATATTACTGAAGAGCTAAACGGAAGTGAGAATAAAGTTGATGTGTTCAGTGAACTGGAAGAATGTGAATCGGCAGAGGTTCTGGAACCACTTGACAATGAGAGTGTGTGCAGTCTACATGCCATAAATTTGACTAATATGGAGGAAGCCACAGAGAACTTTGGGTGTTTAGAggatagaaataaaataaatgattcTGGTTTTCTGGATTTCAGTCAAGAGACTGAACATTCCTGTCAGAGAGAAGCCAGAGAAGGCACTGATAATAGCTTTAGCAATATTTGTATGCAGGAAATACTGGAGGATACCCTGGACCATATTCATGCTAAGGAAGAAATTTTCGAAAGAACTACTAAGAAAAGTGAATTATATGGAAGTGACATGGTTCTAGATGCCCAAGCAAGTGAGACTGGATTTGAAGGAGCCACTCAACTGGTGGATGGAAATACAAGGGAAAGGATAGATAACAAGGAGCCAGTTAGAGTGACTCTATCTGATCCTTGTTGCGAGGAGGTAAAGGCAGAGAAAACTGGCAAGACCACAGAAACCAGTTCAAGCTATGAGCCAGATGAAAGTGAGAAGTTGAACAAGACTCAGGCAGCTGATATAATCACTGAAAATGAGGAAACTTTGGAAGTAAATCTAGAGGTGCATTCATCTGATGTGCTGGATGGTATATCGGGAGCAAGTAGTGATTCATTTCAACAAGAGAGATATGAAGAAACAGACCCGGTTCATGAGACAAATGATTTCCTTGATAAACATGCAGATGAGACTTCTTCCTTCATTCAAGTTGCCCTTGAACTCAATGAAGCAGACAgtcaaatacaaaatatatttgaaacaGAGACTTCCGAAGGTGCTGCTACAAATACTGGTGACACTGACATAAAGGCTAGGCAAAACTTAGATCAGTGCTGGGAAAAGTCAGAAAATTACTGCAATCTGGAAATGCCTGTTGAAGACACAACTCCTGAGTCTGTTGAAATCTGCAAGGATGCAAAGGACACAAGAGATGCATTAGATGAAGATGTGGACGAGAATAGATCTAACTCCTCCAATGGGGAGATTTTGTTTGACAAAGAAGACATTCTAGACGAATCCCAGATACCCAGTACCTCTGATTGGAAATCAAGTCCCTCCAAAGAAGAGGAGAAGGTTGAATCAAGTCACAGCAATACGAGGGACAGTAATCAAGCATCCGCAATGGAAGAGAAGGGAGCAAATGACAACTTGCATAAGGAAGAGCAGGCAAGGGAACACCTCAAAAAACTCGATGCAgcaaaagagagagaaaaagaaaaggagaaatTAGCTGTAGAAAGAGCAATTCGTGAAGCACGTGAAAGGGCATTTGCTGATGCCAGAGAAAGGGCGGCTCAAGAGAGAGCTGCTGCAGAAGCACGTCAGAAAAACATTTCTGACGGACGAGAAAGGCTAGGAAAAACCACTAGTCAGGCAAATGAGAAGACCCCAGCTGAGAAGGCTGCTATGGAGGCAAAACTTAAAGCTGAACGTGctgctgtggagagagcaactTCAGAGGCACGGGCACGGGCCCTAGAAAGGGCACTTTCTGAGAGAGCTGCCTCTGATGCAAGAAATAAATCTGACAAACCTGTTGCAGGCTTTGCGGCTTCCCGTGATAATGCAATGAAGCAAAATTTCCATTCAAAATCTTTCAGCTATGGTG TTCGTGATTCTACTGATGCATTTGATGGAGCTAATGGCGATTCTGCTCAGAGATGTAAAGCTAGGTTTGAGAGGCATCAGAGAATAGGGGAACGTGTG GCACATGCTCTTGCAGAAAAGAATACGCGTGACCGGCTTGTGCAGAAGGAGAAAGAGGAGAGAAAT AGGGTAGCAGAAGTTCTTGATGCTGATGTTAAAAGATGGTCAAGTGGAAAAACAGGAAACTTGAGGGCATTGCTTTCTACATTACAATAT ATTCTTGGCCCCGACGGTGGTTGGCAACCGATTCCTTTGACAGATGTAGTAACCACCCCCCAAGTAAAGAAAGCTTATCGTAAAGCTACTCTTTTTGTGCATCCTGATAAGCTGCAGCAGCGGGGAGCAAGCATTCAACAAAAGTACATCTGCGAGAAGGTTTTTGATCTTCTAAAG